A DNA window from Armatimonadota bacterium contains the following coding sequences:
- a CDS encoding carbohydrate-binding family 9-like protein — protein MTTPRTYRCQRLDDLWQESHLRVFPERWEDVEWSDEFVDILGDAGPAPWHETRFKMVYGSQGISVLAWMQGPEIWAYQTERDSVIFHDNDFEIFLDPDGDGELYLELEINALNTVWDLVLVKSYRKGGPPLDSFDVKGLQTAVLIEGALNLENPSNRGWWALIQIPYRSLLEIAGRMNFPPLPGDEWRINFSRVHWDAAVRDGRYAKIEGRPEHNWVWSPMGEVDMHLPDRWGILRFE, from the coding sequence ATGACGACGCCGCGCACCTATCGCTGCCAACGACTCGACGATCTCTGGCAAGAGAGCCACCTCCGGGTCTTCCCGGAGCGGTGGGAGGACGTCGAGTGGTCCGATGAATTTGTCGATATCTTGGGCGATGCGGGTCCGGCGCCGTGGCACGAGACTCGGTTCAAGATGGTGTATGGCTCGCAAGGCATTTCGGTCCTGGCGTGGATGCAAGGCCCGGAGATTTGGGCATATCAAACCGAGCGCGACAGCGTGATTTTTCACGATAACGACTTCGAAATTTTCCTCGATCCGGACGGTGACGGCGAGCTGTACCTAGAGCTGGAAATCAATGCGCTGAACACGGTTTGGGACTTGGTTTTGGTGAAGTCGTACCGCAAAGGCGGGCCACCGCTCGACTCGTTCGACGTCAAGGGATTGCAGACGGCGGTGCTGATCGAAGGCGCGCTGAATCTCGAGAATCCCAGCAACCGCGGGTGGTGGGCGCTGATTCAGATTCCCTACCGGAGTTTGCTTGAGATCGCGGGTCGAATGAACTTCCCTCCCCTGCCCGGCGATGAGTGGCGGATCAACTTCAGCCGTGTGCACTGGGATGCCGCGGTCCGCGATGGCCGCTACGCCAAGATCGAAGGGCGACCCGAACACAATTGGGTGTGGTCTCCGATGGGTGAGGTGGACATGCACCTTCCAGATCGCTGGGGCATCCTGCGGTTCGAATGA